Genomic DNA from Desulfuromonas versatilis:
TTTATTAGATCGGCATTAATATCGGCAAAGGCATGGTGACTCCATGTACGACAAGCCCTCCCATATGGAGCCGTTGCTCCCCGTCGCGACGGCCGAGCTAGCAGACCTGGCCCGCGAAGTCGTGGCCCGCTCTGCCGCCCTCGGCGGCCAGCTGCACCCCCTCAGCCAACAGCCGGTTGTCGAGCTGCTGCGCCTGATCAACAGCTACTACTCAAACCTCATCGAAGGGCACAGCACACACCCGTTTGACATCGAGCGAGCCATGCGCCAGGACTATTCCACCGACCCTGCTCGGCGCGACCTGCAACTCGAAAGCCTGGCCCACATCCGCTGCCAGCAGGCCATCGAAACCTGGCTGCAGAACGACCCGGCCCTCAATGTCGCGGGAGCCGACTTCCTCTGCCGCGCCCATCGGCTGTTCTACGATCAGCTTCCCGACGAGCTGCGCCGGGTGAGAGACGACGAAACAGGCGAGGTACTGGAGGTTGTCGGCGGCGAACTGCGCCGGCGGGAGATCCGGGTCGGTCGGAACATCGGGCCGGTCGCCACCGCGCTCCCCGCCCTGCTCGATCGGTTCGCCAGCTTCTATCGCAGGGACGCACACCACGGCGTGATGCCGATTATTGCCGCGGCGGCCGCACACCACCGCCTGATGTGGATTCACCCCTTTCTTGACGGCAACGGCCGGGTGGCGCGACTGTTCACCGACGCCTGTTTTCAACAGCTGCCCCTTCCGGGCTACGACCTCTGGAACCTGAGCCGCGGCCTGGCCCGGCGGCGAGACGACTACATGGCGGCCCTGACCTGGGCCGATGCGCCGCGCCGCAACGATTACGATGGCCGCGGCAACCTCTCTAGCGAAGGCCTGGCCCGCTTCTGCCGCTTTTTCCTCGAAGTCTGCCTCGACCAGATCGCCTACATGCAGGAGGTGTTGCAACTCGACACCCTGCTGGAGCGCATCCACGGCTATGTTCAACTGCGCGCGGCCAAAATCGCACCGCCGCCCAAACCGGGCAACCCGCCCCTCAAGCCCGAGGCGACCTTCATGCTCCAGGAAGCGCTGCTGCGCGGGGAAGTGGGGCGCGGCGATATGATCCGGGTCTCCGGGTTGGCGGAACGCACCGGAAGGATGGTGCTCAGCCAACTGCTCGACGAAGGCCTGCT
This window encodes:
- a CDS encoding Fic family protein; the protein is MYDKPSHMEPLLPVATAELADLAREVVARSAALGGQLHPLSQQPVVELLRLINSYYSNLIEGHSTHPFDIERAMRQDYSTDPARRDLQLESLAHIRCQQAIETWLQNDPALNVAGADFLCRAHRLFYDQLPDELRRVRDDETGEVLEVVGGELRRREIRVGRNIGPVATALPALLDRFASFYRRDAHHGVMPIIAAAAAHHRLMWIHPFLDGNGRVARLFTDACFQQLPLPGYDLWNLSRGLARRRDDYMAALTWADAPRRNDYDGRGNLSSEGLARFCRFFLEVCLDQIAYMQEVLQLDTLLERIHGYVQLRAAKIAPPPKPGNPPLKPEATFMLQEALLRGEVGRGDMIRVSGLAERTGRMVLSQLLDEGLLVASMPKGPVRLALPTLIAGYLFPDLYPAQIGG